The following coding sequences are from one Pseudomonas oryzae window:
- a CDS encoding glutamine synthetase family protein, which produces MKSPEELLQFAERLAAVDEVECVTPDLNGIPRGKTMTAEGFLSGRRLQLARGVLLQCLMGGYPPARFYGSDDGDVALRADPQQIHILPWSDTPRALAICDAVEIDGRPCALSTRGLLRQVLDGYAELGLRPVVATELEFYVFAPNPDPRDGFLPPVGSDGRREVGASAFTVSSGNGLRPFFAEVYRCMAALGLPRDTFMHEMGTSQFEINFPHGDALRLADQTFLFKHLLREVALRHGLIAVCMAKPLGQVPGSSMHIHQSLVDERGRNVFSDADGEPSAAFAHFIGGLQASLAELTLLLAPNVNSYHRLAHPYASPNNACWAHDNRAAGLRIPASGPEARRVENRLPGADANPYLALAVSLGAGLYGLLRGLQPSLPARGEFEVPDALRLPTSMNEALHRLQRSTLARELFGDEFIDGYLATKSIELADFLEEITPWERRQLASI; this is translated from the coding sequence ATGAAGAGCCCGGAGGAGTTGCTGCAGTTCGCCGAGCGTCTGGCGGCGGTCGACGAGGTCGAGTGCGTGACGCCGGACCTCAACGGCATCCCGCGCGGCAAGACCATGACTGCCGAGGGCTTCCTGTCCGGGCGCCGCCTGCAACTGGCGCGCGGCGTGCTCCTGCAGTGCCTGATGGGCGGCTATCCGCCGGCCCGCTTCTACGGCAGCGACGATGGCGACGTGGCCCTGCGTGCCGATCCGCAGCAGATCCACATCCTGCCGTGGAGCGACACGCCGCGTGCGCTGGCGATCTGTGACGCCGTCGAGATCGACGGCCGGCCCTGTGCGCTGTCCACCCGCGGCCTGCTGCGCCAGGTGCTCGACGGCTATGCCGAGCTGGGGCTGCGTCCGGTGGTGGCCACCGAACTGGAGTTCTACGTCTTCGCGCCCAACCCCGACCCGCGCGACGGCTTCCTGCCGCCGGTGGGCAGCGACGGGCGCCGCGAGGTCGGCGCTTCGGCCTTCACGGTGTCCTCCGGCAACGGCCTGCGGCCGTTCTTCGCCGAGGTCTATCGCTGCATGGCGGCGCTCGGCCTGCCGCGCGACACCTTCATGCACGAGATGGGCACCAGCCAGTTCGAGATCAACTTCCCGCACGGCGACGCCCTGCGGCTGGCCGACCAGACCTTCCTGTTCAAGCATCTGCTGCGCGAGGTGGCGCTCCGCCACGGGCTGATCGCCGTGTGCATGGCCAAGCCGCTGGGCCAGGTGCCGGGCAGCTCCATGCACATCCACCAGAGCCTGGTCGACGAGCGCGGCCGCAATGTGTTCAGCGACGCCGACGGCGAGCCCAGCGCGGCCTTCGCCCATTTCATCGGCGGCCTGCAGGCCAGCCTCGCCGAGTTGACCCTGCTGCTGGCGCCCAACGTCAACTCCTACCACCGCCTGGCGCATCCCTACGCTTCGCCGAACAACGCCTGCTGGGCGCACGACAACCGTGCCGCCGGCCTGCGCATCCCGGCCAGCGGTCCGGAGGCACGGCGGGTGGAGAACCGTCTGCCGGGCGCCGACGCCAATCCCTACCTGGCGCTGGCGGTGAGCCTGGGCGCGGGCCTCTACGGCCTGTTGCGCGGCCTGCAGCCGAGCCTGCCGGCGCGCGGCGAGTTCGAGGTGCCGGATGCCCTGCGCCTGCCGACCAGCATGAACGAGGCGCTGCACCGTCTGCAGCGCAGCACCCTGGCCCGCGAGCTGTTCGGCGACGAGTTCATCGACGGCTACCTGGCGACCAAGAGTATCGAGCTGGCCGACTTCCTCGAGGAGATCACCCCATGGGAACGTCGCCAGCTGGCTTCGATCTGA
- a CDS encoding MFS transporter — translation MPRSMFAFPSLYTATLLMLLGSGLLSTYIALRLAADGAASQAGWLMAAHYAGLVLGGKFGHRLISRVGHVRAYVASGGVVTAAVIGHGLLDWIPAWMVLRFLIGLGMMCQYMVVESWLNEKAEPHKRGRVFSVYMAACYLGLTLGQLVLTVRPGLGLEPLLLVALCFALCLVPVATTRQIHPAPLKPAPLEPRFFLKRVPQSMTTVAVAGLTLGAFYGLGPIYGQGLGLSTEQVGLFMGTCVFAGLVVQAPLGRLSDRFDRSRLIQLISLALALTCLPLGLLTDMPLPALLGLGFVVSLLLFSLYPLAVALSNAHIEQERRVALSAMLLVVFGIGACVGPLIAGELMNYGGPGLLYLFVAGCALILVWRVRPSPAARRDQVDQTEQTEPDPVAVPLAMAGASLSTARDARSDEPGPPAPASGDLDAGASTAEGSDSAASSEEKPKAAE, via the coding sequence ATGCCCCGTTCGATGTTCGCTTTTCCCTCGCTGTACACCGCGACCCTGCTGATGCTGCTGGGCTCGGGCCTGCTCAGCACCTACATTGCCCTGCGCCTGGCCGCCGATGGCGCGGCCAGCCAGGCCGGCTGGCTGATGGCCGCGCACTACGCTGGCCTGGTGCTCGGTGGCAAGTTCGGCCATCGGCTGATCAGCCGGGTCGGCCACGTGCGTGCCTACGTCGCCTCCGGCGGCGTGGTGACCGCGGCGGTGATCGGCCACGGCCTGCTCGACTGGATTCCGGCCTGGATGGTGCTGCGCTTCCTCATCGGCCTGGGCATGATGTGCCAGTACATGGTGGTGGAGAGCTGGCTCAACGAGAAGGCCGAGCCGCACAAGCGCGGTCGGGTGTTCTCGGTGTACATGGCCGCCTGCTACCTGGGCCTGACCCTCGGCCAGCTGGTGCTGACGGTGCGTCCGGGGCTCGGTCTCGAGCCGCTGCTGCTGGTGGCGCTGTGCTTCGCCCTGTGCCTGGTGCCGGTGGCTACCACCCGGCAGATCCACCCGGCGCCGCTCAAGCCGGCGCCGCTGGAGCCGCGCTTCTTCCTCAAGCGGGTGCCGCAGTCGATGACCACCGTGGCGGTGGCCGGCCTCACCTTGGGTGCCTTCTATGGTCTGGGGCCGATCTATGGTCAGGGCCTGGGCCTCAGCACCGAGCAGGTCGGCCTGTTCATGGGTACCTGCGTGTTCGCCGGCCTGGTGGTGCAGGCGCCGCTCGGCCGCCTGTCCGATCGCTTCGACCGCAGTCGGCTGATCCAGCTGATCTCCCTGGCGCTGGCGCTGACCTGCCTGCCGCTCGGCCTGCTCACCGACATGCCCCTGCCGGCGCTGCTGGGGCTCGGCTTCGTGGTCAGCCTGCTGCTGTTCTCCCTCTATCCGCTGGCGGTGGCGCTGTCCAACGCCCACATCGAGCAGGAACGTCGTGTCGCCCTGTCGGCGATGCTGCTGGTGGTGTTCGGCATCGGCGCCTGCGTGGGGCCGCTGATCGCCGGCGAGCTGATGAACTACGGTGGTCCCGGCCTGCTCTACCTGTTCGTCGCCGGTTGCGCGCTGATCCTGGTCTGGCGCGTGCGGCCGAGTCCGGCTGCACGGCGCGACCAGGTCGATCAGACCGAGCAGACGGAACCCGATCCGGTCGCCGTGCCCCTGGCGATGGCTGGCGCCTCCCTGTCCACTGCGCGGGATGCGCGCAGCGATGAACCGGGCCCGCCGGCGCCGGCCAGCGGTGATCTTGACGCCGGTGCCTCGACGGCGGAAGGCTCCGATTCCGCGGCGTCATCGGAGGAAAAACCGAAAGCCGCAGAGTAG
- a CDS encoding sigma-54-dependent transcriptional regulator produces the protein MWRESRILLIDDNPQRRHDLVVIFEFLGEACSSGTSTEVVAGLPAEELAQLSCVLLGQVDSKGGVPRLLKQLGAPAANLPLLLIGEQSTLDWSEDLRRRVLARLDMPPSYNQLLDSLHRAQVYLQVYDVAIERGLQRESNLFRSLVGTSRAILQVRQQMQQVAGTEVGVLLLGEAGTGKEVVARNLHYHSARREFPFVPFSCTAIDPELLDSELFGYEEGAFPGAIASRRGRLELANGGTLYIDEVADLPAELQVRLLRVLQEGSFKRLGSDQVHPVDVRLIAASRHDLDRRVAEGSFRDDLYYRLNQFSIELPPLRERVEDIPLLLNELIARLEHEKRGSIRFSSAALMSLCRHDWRGNVRELANLVERLAIMHPYGVIGVGELPKKFRHIEEEVTLAGNVVAEQGSSVLPPGALPGLDVPALLPVGGLDLKDYLNNLERSLIQQALDDAGGVVARAAERLRVRRTTLVEKMRKYGMGRRDDDEGDLA, from the coding sequence ATGTGGCGTGAATCGCGAATCCTCCTGATTGATGACAATCCGCAACGACGCCACGATCTGGTGGTGATCTTCGAGTTTCTTGGCGAGGCCTGCTCCAGTGGCACCAGCACCGAGGTGGTTGCCGGCCTGCCGGCCGAAGAGCTGGCCCAGCTGTCCTGCGTGCTGCTCGGCCAGGTCGACAGCAAGGGCGGGGTGCCGCGCCTGCTCAAGCAGCTGGGCGCGCCGGCAGCCAACCTGCCGCTGCTGCTGATCGGCGAGCAGAGCACCCTCGACTGGTCGGAAGACCTGCGCCGTCGCGTGCTGGCCCGCCTGGACATGCCGCCGAGCTACAACCAGCTGCTCGACTCGCTGCACCGGGCCCAGGTCTACCTGCAGGTCTACGACGTCGCCATCGAGCGCGGCCTGCAGCGCGAGTCCAACCTGTTCCGCAGTCTGGTCGGTACCAGCCGGGCGATCCTCCAGGTCCGCCAGCAGATGCAGCAGGTGGCCGGGACCGAGGTGGGGGTGCTGCTGCTCGGCGAGGCCGGTACCGGCAAGGAAGTGGTGGCGCGCAACCTGCACTACCATTCGGCGCGCCGCGAGTTCCCCTTCGTGCCGTTCAGCTGCACGGCGATCGATCCGGAGCTGCTGGACAGCGAGCTGTTCGGCTACGAGGAAGGCGCCTTTCCGGGCGCCATCGCCAGTCGCCGCGGCCGCCTCGAGCTGGCCAACGGCGGCACCCTGTACATCGACGAGGTGGCCGACCTGCCGGCGGAGCTGCAGGTGCGCCTGCTGCGCGTGCTGCAGGAAGGCAGCTTCAAGCGCCTGGGCAGCGACCAGGTACACCCGGTGGACGTGCGCCTGATCGCCGCCAGTCGTCACGATCTCGATCGGCGGGTGGCGGAAGGTAGCTTCCGCGACGATCTCTATTACCGCCTCAACCAGTTCTCCATCGAGCTGCCGCCGCTGCGCGAGCGGGTGGAGGACATTCCCCTGCTGCTCAACGAGCTGATCGCGCGCCTCGAACACGAGAAGCGCGGTTCGATCCGCTTCAGCTCGGCGGCGCTGATGTCGCTGTGCCGCCACGACTGGCGCGGTAACGTGCGCGAGCTGGCCAACCTGGTCGAGCGCCTGGCGATCATGCATCCCTACGGCGTGATCGGCGTCGGCGAGTTGCCGAAGAAGTTCCGTCACATCGAGGAGGAGGTGACCCTGGCCGGCAACGTCGTGGCCGAACAGGGCTCCAGCGTGCTGCCGCCGGGCGCCCTGCCGGGGCTGGATGTGCCGGCGCTGCTGCCGGTCGGTGGGCTCGATCTCAAGGATTACCTGAACAATCTCGAGCGCTCGCTGATCCAGCAGGCGCTGGACGACGCCGGCGGGGTGGTCGCCCGCGCCGCCGAGCGCCTGCGGGTGCGCCGTACCACTCTGGTGGAGAAGATGCGCAAGTACGGCATGGGCCGGCGCGATGACGACGAAGGAGATCTCGCGTGA
- a CDS encoding P-loop NTPase, whose translation MNGAPAQKRAAPQVIAIASGKGGVGKTQAAINLAWALAARGRRVMLLDASFALPNVDVALGLTPRRTVQDVLAGRCRLVEALSHATAGVQVIAGSSAADSPCEPGMRQLAGLVQAFTALPQAPEVLLIDCAPGIGPAVTTLLHAASEALLVVNDEPAAQADALALISRLNQRYGMSRFRLLASMTFAQQEGRGLHESLLRLTEPLSGVSLDYVGAIPFDESLRRAVQRQRPLFEVFPRSRAAQAYAALAEKVDGWALPGSPRGHLEFFVEQLIAMQTAPRRAKA comes from the coding sequence GTGAACGGCGCGCCTGCGCAGAAGCGCGCGGCGCCGCAGGTGATCGCCATCGCCAGCGGCAAGGGTGGCGTCGGCAAGACCCAGGCGGCGATCAATCTGGCCTGGGCGCTGGCCGCGCGCGGGCGGCGGGTGATGCTGCTGGATGCCAGCTTCGCCCTGCCCAACGTCGACGTGGCTCTCGGTCTGACCCCGCGGCGCACCGTGCAGGATGTGCTGGCCGGGCGCTGCCGTCTGGTCGAGGCGCTGAGCCACGCCACGGCGGGCGTGCAGGTCATCGCCGGCTCCTCCGCGGCGGACTCGCCGTGCGAGCCGGGGATGCGCCAGCTGGCCGGTCTGGTCCAGGCCTTCACTGCCCTGCCGCAGGCCCCCGAGGTGCTGCTGATCGACTGCGCGCCGGGTATCGGCCCGGCGGTGACCACCCTGCTGCATGCCGCCAGCGAGGCGCTGCTGGTGGTCAACGATGAGCCGGCCGCGCAGGCCGATGCGCTGGCGCTGATCAGCCGGCTCAACCAGCGCTACGGCATGAGCCGTTTCCGTCTGCTGGCCAGCATGACCTTCGCCCAGCAGGAGGGCAGGGGGCTGCACGAGTCGTTGCTGCGCCTGACCGAGCCGCTCTCCGGCGTATCGCTCGACTATGTCGGCGCCATTCCCTTCGACGAGTCGCTGCGCCGCGCCGTGCAGCGCCAGCGTCCGCTGTTCGAGGTGTTCCCGCGCAGCCGCGCGGCCCAGGCCTACGCGGCGCTGGCCGAGAAGGTCGACGGCTGGGCGCTGCCCGGCTCGCCACGCGGGCACCTGGAGTTCTTCGTCGAGCAACTGATCGCGATGCAGACGGCGCCGCGCCGGGCGAAGGCCTGA
- the ccmA gene encoding cytochrome c biogenesis heme-transporting ATPase CcmA, whose protein sequence is MTSPFLEAVALACERDLRMLFERLDFALHPGEMLQIAGPNGSGKTSLLRLLAGLMQPTEGEIRLAGKPLAEQRGELTRNLLWIGHVAGIKGLLSPEENLAWLCALHTMETRDAIWQALAAVGLRGFEDVPCHTLSAGQQRRVALARLYLDPPPLWVLDEPFTALDKYAVAQLEEHLADHCEQGGMVVLTTHHTLTRKPAGYRELDLARAGSVADE, encoded by the coding sequence GTGACCAGTCCCTTCCTCGAAGCCGTTGCGCTCGCCTGCGAGCGGGACCTGCGCATGCTGTTCGAGCGGCTCGACTTCGCGCTGCATCCCGGCGAAATGCTGCAGATCGCCGGCCCCAACGGCAGCGGCAAGACCAGCCTGCTGCGCCTGCTGGCCGGGCTGATGCAGCCGACCGAGGGGGAGATCCGTCTGGCCGGCAAGCCGCTGGCCGAGCAGCGCGGCGAGCTGACCCGCAACCTGCTGTGGATCGGCCATGTCGCCGGCATCAAGGGCCTGCTCAGCCCCGAGGAGAATCTCGCCTGGCTGTGCGCCCTGCACACCATGGAAACCCGCGACGCCATCTGGCAGGCGCTGGCCGCGGTCGGCCTGCGCGGCTTCGAGGACGTGCCCTGCCACACCCTGTCCGCCGGCCAGCAGCGCCGTGTCGCCCTGGCCCGCCTGTACCTCGATCCGCCGCCGCTGTGGGTGCTCGACGAACCCTTCACCGCCCTCGACAAGTACGCCGTGGCCCAGCTCGAGGAGCATCTGGCCGACCACTGCGAGCAGGGCGGCATGGTGGTGCTGACCACCCACCACACCCTGACGCGCAAGCCGGCCGGCTACCGCGAACTGGATCTGGCCCGCGCAGGAAGCGTCGCCGATGAGTAA